From the genome of Candidatus Defluviilinea proxima:
AGTCATTTTGCTTGGGGTGACTCTTTATCTAACCTATGGTTGGAACCTCAAGACACATGCCGCTGTGATCAGTATGGTTTTGGTATTGCTTATTACTGGGGTATTGGCTGGCCTGTTTGTGGCTATTACGCGGTTAACGGGTGCTGGCGATGAAAACGCGCTGTTTCTCATACAAATGCTCCATACTGAGATCAACTTACGTGGACTTTTGCTCGGTGGCATGATTATTGGTGCACTGGGCGTGTTGGACGACCTGGTGACAACACAGGCATCAGCCGTATTTGAGCTTCACCATGCCAACCCCACACTGGGCTTCCGGGCGCTTTTCCAGTCTGCGATGCGGATTGGTCAGGATCACGTGGCGGCGACGGTCAATACGCTAGTTTTGGCCTATGCAGGGGCATCCCTACCGATGTTGTTGATGTTTACGCTAGGGCGGGGCGATTTGGGGTATTTGGTCAATTTTGAGTTCGTAGCGGAGGAAATCGTTCGAACGCTGGTCGGTTCGTTGGGATTGATCAGCGCGGTGCCGCTCACAACGGCGATCGCCACCCTGTTCGTTCTCAGGGCTGATTCGCTTGGGGCGTGGGAGCAGGTTCTCGGTCCGATGGGAAGCGGGGATGGGGGGCATGGACATGCCCATTAAGTGCAACTTTTCTACGTCTGCTCCGTAGGTATGTATAGAAAGTCCAAGAGGAGAGCAAGTGACTGACGAAAAGACCTGGGTTTTCCAGGCACAACAAGGCAGTGACGAGGCGTTTACTCAACTCGTTGAAACCTATCAAAAACCTGTATATAACCTGTGTTATCGCATGTTGGGCGAGCCAGGCGCGGCGGAAGATGCCTCGCAAGAGACCTTCCTGCGCGCCTATCAGAACCTACATCGTTATGATGCTTCGCGAGCATTCGGCACGTGGATTCTCTCCATCGCCGCGCACTATTGCATTGATCAGTTGCGGAAGAAGAAGTTTACGATGTTTTCAATGGACGCTGAAAACGACGATGGCGCGACATTTGAGATCCCAGACGCCTCAGCCCCGGACCCCGAAGCTGAATCTGTCAAAAAGGAACAACGTGAACGCCTACACCTTTTGCTCAAACATCTTGATCCGACCGATAGGGCCGCAGTAATCATGCGTTATTGGTACGATTTTTCTGAAGTTGAAATTGCAAAATCCTTGAAGCTTACAGTTAGCGCGGTGAAAAGCCGTCTGCACCGTTCAAGACGTGTGTTGGCGGGTATGTGGCAGGAAGATTCTGCACCCAGCGCACGCCCCGAAAGGAGACCCTATGAATCACCAGCCTTTTGAAGAATGGTTGTTGAATGAGATACCTGTTACCCCTGAGCAAAAGCGCGAGCTTGACCTGCATGTGCGCTCCTGCTCATATTGTGCCGCACTTGTTGAAACGGGAATTGCCCTGCATTCGACAAAAATGGTTGCACCTGCCAGCGGTTTCACGGCACGCTTCCAGACTCGTTTGATCGAGCGGAAGCTGGCCGACCGCCGACGTAAGTTCTGGGGCGCCCTTGTGTTTCTATTGGGCGGTTTGAGTTTTCTGGCGTGGATCTTGGCACCTTCGGTGGCTTCTTTCTTTGCCTCACCGGCGGCATGGATTACCGCTCTCGTGGAATGGGGTGTATTTGTCCTTACCACGTTGAATGCGATGTTCCAGGCTGGATCTGTTGTGGTAAAGATCGCCCCGGGTTTTCTTTCCCCTTTCATGTGGATGATCCTGATTTCGGCGTTTGCCGGCATCAGTCTTCTGTGGTCAGTATCAATCTGGCGGTTTGTTCGTAAGCCGCAAGGAGTATAGTGTATGAAAAATAAATTTAGATATGTGTCTTTCTTGTTACTATTGGTTTTGTTGCTTGTGCCTGCCAGTTCGGTACATGCACAGGGAAGTGGCCCCGGTGATGGAAGTGGACGTGTCATCTTTGGGTCTAACTTTACTCTCAAGAGTGGAGATACCTTCGAAGGAGATTTGGTTCTCTTTGGTGGCAATGTAACGATTGAAGAAGATGCAACATTGAAAGGCAATCTGGTTGTCATTGGCGGACAAGTGGAAAGCAATGGTTTACTTGACGGCGACCTTGTCGTTGTGGGTGGACAGGTTAGCCTTGAGAAAACCGCTGTTGTTGAAGGGGATGTGGTTACTGTAGGTGGACAGTTACAACAGGAAGATGGCGCCGAGATCAATGGCGAAGTTGTAAATAATGTCGCTCCTGAGATCGATATTCCCAACGGACGTGTGCCACCTGTAGTCCCTGGCGTCCCATCAGTGCCTGATGTTCCGTCAGCGCCCAATATCAACATTGATTTCAACCCGTTCCTTTCGGCAGGTGGAATTTTCTTTCGCGCAGTGGTTGTTGCCATGTTGGCCATGCTGATCGTTGTATTTCTGCAACCGCAAATGGAGCAGGTCAGCGATGCAATCGTTAGTCAGCCCTTGATGTCTGGTGTATTTGGTTTAGCCGCAACTGTGGGCGGACCAATTGTCATTCTAGTGGCCTCTCTAATTATGATCGTCACGCTTATTCTTATCCCTGTGGCGGTTGTAGTCTTGTTCTTGGGCTCATTACTTCTGGCTCTGGCTTGGTTATTCGGCGTAATTGCTCTCGGTTATGAAGTGGGTGAACGCTTTACTCGTTCACTCAATCAGACTTGGGCGCCAGTGCTCACAGCCGGGTTTGGGACCTTCCTGGTCATGCTTGTTGGCGGTGCGGTTGGTGCGATCCCTTGTATCGGGTGGGTCGTCCCGACATTGATCGGCCTGGTGGCTGTTGGTGCTGTAGCGATCACACGCTTCGGCGTCCGCCCTGTGCCAGTATCTGTAGCGAATGTATATACCCCGCCTGTAGACCAAAGTCAGATCCCGCCCACCTCGTAACAGCCAAAATACCCGCGTGATATAATTTTGCCCGCTCCGAAGCAAGAACTCGGAGCGGGTTCTGTTTTACGGAGGTAGTATGGCTTTGAAAGAAATATCAATCCCCAACACGAAGATACACAAATCACCGCCGCCACTGATCGAAGTATCAGGCACTCATCGCGAAATGGGACAGCAGATCGGTGAGGCGCGACGTGAGCAGGTACAACATAGCGTGGAGAATGCACGTAACCTTATCGAACTGGCTTACGATACACTTGAGTTGACTTGGGACGGCGCACAGATCCAATCGCGCAAGTACCTGCCCTTTGCCGAAGAGCGATATTCACAGTATGTAGAAGAGTGGCGTGGTATTGCAGAGGGTGCCAATGTCCCTTTTTCTGAACTTGTAACGCTTAACGTCATGGAAGCTGTCACAGTGGATGCCCTGCATCTCACGCGCTGTACCAGCTTTGCCGTTAATGAAGAGCGAACCGCTGATGGTCACATCCTTCTTGCGCACAACGAGGATTGGGTCCCAGAGGATGAAGATGATGTGTATGTGGTCAGTGCCAAGCCAGACAAGGAACCCCCGTATCTTGCCATGACGTACGGCGGTCTCCTGCCAAATGTTGGATTCAACGCATATGGTATTGCCCAACTCATTGACTCGGTCTACCCCAACGATTCGCGTATCGGCATTCCGCGTCTGATCGTCGCGAGGGCAGTTTTGGCCTCCCGTCGCCTTTCCGGCGCCCTCGGACGGACTCTCATCAAGCATCGCGCGGCAGGCTACAACCATTTGCTCGCACACGAAAGCGGGGAGTTGTACTCGGTGGAAGTCTCAGCGCGCAAATTTGAAATCCTGCACGGCACGGACGGATATATGGTGCACACCAATCATTATCTTTCCCACACAATGAAGGCTATTGAGCACGAACCCGAAGAGTTGCTTTCTTCCCGTGTGCGTTACTTCAGGGCAAATCGCCTGTTACGACAAAGCTCTGAACATACGATCAAATCCTTGCAAGGCATTCAAAAAGACCACGTCAACCTGCCAAACTCGATCTGCAACCACAATATCGAAGGTATTGACCCGCTTGACCGCGAAAGCACCATCTGCGCCCTCGTCATTGACCTGACCGCCCGCGAGATGCACATCGCCTGGGGCAATCCCTGCCAGAATGCATATCATACGTATCATTTGAGTGAGTAGTTGAAAACGAGGAAATTGATTTGGAATCAGACGGCTTGCCGTCTGATTTTGCTTCAATGCAGTTTTTGTCTTATAATGCAGACTTGATGGGAATGATATGACCTCAAAAGGTTAGACACTACAGATAGCGAGACGGGAAATAAGTTATGAATGCTACAGCACGAGCCCTTAAAGTTTTTCTCTGTAATGCAGACCAAGATCAAAAAGCGGTACTAGACCTTTATCGACGCTTGAAAAACGATGGGGTAGAAGCTTGGTTACCAGAAGAGGATCTCGTGCCTGGCCTGAATCGTGAGCATGGTATTCGTATGGCTGTGCATGAAGCTGACGTAGTGGCAGTATGCCTTTCTAATCACTTCAACCAAGAAGGTGATCAACAAAGAGAGGTACGGATTGCTTTCGAAGCAGCTAAAGGGAAACCAGATGATCAGATTTTTATCGTTCCTGTTCGTTTGGAAAAATGCGGAGTTTCTGAAAGTTTAAGGCAATGGCAACATGTGGATTTATTTGAAACGGGTGGCTATGAAAAACTTATGCGTGCTCTACATCAGCGTGCACATGGTATCGGTATTACTACGTTGCAATTCAAGAAAGACCAATTGCCGGGTGTCGAAAAAAATAAAAATAGGGAACCTAAGTCTGTTCCTACAAAAAAACAATCTGGTAATAAGCCGTCACTCCCGTTAGACGTTGGTACGTCCCAACCTGTTTCGAAATCTGGATTAAATACTACCATTGCTGTAGCATTGATTGGCCTTGTGGGAACGATCATTGCGGCTTTGTTGACATCCCCTATCATTGAGAAATTATTTTCGCCTTCATCACCTACCCCTGTCATTATGGCGTCTATGTCTCCAGAACCAATCGTTACTCTGGCACCCGGAGATGCTCTATTGTCTCCTGTTCCGGCTGATACTCTGATGCTATTAACACCTTCAGTACCTTTGATTGGAAGGGATGGAATGCGTTTGATTGAGATTCCCGCTGGGGATTTCGCTATGGGTAGCAAAGGGAATGAACCCGATGAAAGGCCAGTACATACGGTTTACTTGGGTACTTTTTTTATTGACCAGACAGAGATCACAAATGCCATGTATGCTTTGTGTGTGGACAGTGGAAAGTGTAGCGCTCCAAAACTAAACACATCGATCACCCAGAATGAGAGTAATAACAATTCCTATTATGGAAACCCAAAATTTGATAATTACCCAGTAATTTACGTTTCATGGATTGATGCTAAAACATATTGTAAGTGGACAGGGCGTCGTTTGCCAACAGAAGCCGAGTGGGAGAAGGCAGCAAGTTGGGACGATGGGAAAAAAGTAAAGCGGTTATATCCTTGGGGAAGCGGAATTGATTGTTCATACGCGAACTATTATGGAGATGGGGACAATTTGTGTACTGGTGATACCACACCTGTTGGAAGTTATCCTGTTGGGGCCAGTTTCTACGGCGTTTTGGATATGGCGGGTAATGTTTGGGAATGGGTTGCAGACCGATATGACCATGAATATTATCAAGACCCTGATTCTGATAACCCACTAAGTGTTTCGGGTAATAATATTGTTGTCCGGGGAGGTTCATTCCTCACGGGGCGAGCAGTAGGTATACGATCATCAGATCGTCATTCATTGCCTCCTGATAACACTAGCTATAGTTTAGGTTTCCGCTGTGCCACGGATGTGACGCCGTAAAAAAAACCAAAAGATCGCAAAGTATCGATTTTTCTTACTTTTTTTATTGGTTTCGCTTACCTTTTAGAGCTTCGAGATTTCTTCGCAAGAATCTCGAAGCTCTTATTTATCCTATTTCTTCATTGGCCTGGCCATCTCATCCTTCACCGTGTGATACAAACTTTCTGCTTTCAACTCACTCAACGCATAGCATGGCGCTTTGAGATGATTTGCCAGTTGTTGCGCGAGACCTTGATCGAAGGCGGCGTGTTCCATGTTAATGACCACACACTTTACTTTCTCGTGAGCGATCAATTCCGCGAAGCGATAGGATTCTTCCTGTGGGGGCAAAGCTCCAATGGACACATTTCCTGCGCCATCGGTTAATACGATCAAGAGTGGTTCTACATCGGGGTGATGTAATTTTTCCTGTCGCAAAACATCTGAAGCGAGGAATAAGCCCGCCGAAAGCGGCGTTTTCCCACCGACGGGGATATCCATCAATGCGCGTTGCGCGAGTTGTACAGAGTTCGTGGGGGGTAATACGAGAGTCGCACGGTCTTTTTGGAAGACGATCAAGCCTACACGGTCACGGCGCTGATACGCATCTGTGAGCAATGAAAGGATCGCTCCCTTCGTTGCGTTCATACGCTCCGCAACAGCCATCGACCATGAAGCATCCACCAAGAACAAAACGAGATTTGCCACACGCTTCACGCGGATCTTGCGTTGCAAGTCCGATGACTCGATGGCAAATGCCAGTCGTTTGCGCTTTTCAACACGTTGTTTCTGGAAGGGTGCCGCGGCGCGGATCGTGGCATCGAAAGCGATGTCATCTTTCTTGTCGCCTGCAGGCCGCGCCTTGATATAGCGCCCGTGTTTGCGTTCAGTCTTGGTGAGCGAACGTCGACCCGCGTGTTTACGCGCGAGCTTATCGAGAGGCGTGTTCAATTTACGGGGTTGAAACTTCTCTCCCGCTTTGACCTTCTGTCCGCCTTCCCACCAATTCGCAGATGTATCCGCAAACACATCCTGCGGCTGCATGGGCTCCGGCTTGCCCTCCTGCGGACCTTCCTCGCGTTCATCCTCGAGTTTTAAGTTTTTTTTTCTTCGGATTTGCCTTCTTGGGATTCGGACTCTTCCGCTTCCGCTTCGCTCGGGACCGATTGGCCTGCCAACTGCTCAATGCGCTCTTGCAACTGCTCGGTCGTCATCTCAGCCTGCTGGAAGGGAGTCCGTTTGATACGGTGGGGAAGTGCCAACTCGGCCGCAAGAGCGATATCGTGATCGTTGATCTTGGTACGGCCTTCGAATGCGGCTTGCGCACGAGCAGCTTTGAGGATCACTAGATCCGCACGGTGACCGTCCACATTTAGAGACGCAGTCAACGCGGCGATGGAAAGCAGATCGCGACTGGTGTGAGTCACTTGCCCCACGAGTTCGCGTCCACGTTCGATCTGGTGCGAGAGTTCTTCTTCTTTGGGCATCCATTCCTTGCGGAAGGCCTCTGCATCTTGTTCGTAAGCAAGGTTGCGCTGCATGATCATCACGCGCTCGCGTGCTTCGCGAATGCCTACAATGTCCACGGAGAGGGCGAAACGATCAAGCAACTGAGGGCGCAACTCTCCTTCTTCAGGATTCATCGTCCCCACAAGAATGAAGCGCGCAGGATGGGTGAAGGAAATGCCTTCGCGTTCGACGTTGTTTACGCCCATCGCAGCAGAGTCCAGGAGAACATCCACTACATGATCGTCAAGCAGGTTCACTTCATCGATATAGAGAAGTCCACGATTGGCGCCTGCGAGAATGCCGGGTTCAAAATGGCGTTCACCTTTTTGAATGGCCTGCTCGATATCAAGTGTACCGACCACGCGGTCTTCTGTGGCGG
Proteins encoded in this window:
- a CDS encoding VWA domain-containing protein, encoding MQPQDVFADTSANWWEGGQKVKAGEKFQPRKLNTPLDKLARKHAGRRSLTKTERKHGRYIKARPAGDKKDDIAFDATIRAAAPFQKQRVEKRKRLAFAIESSDLQRKIRVKRVANLVLFLVDASWSMAVAERMNATKGAILSLLTDAYQRRDRVGLIVFQKDRATLVLPPTNSVQLAQRALMDIPVGGKTPLSAGLFLASDVLRQEKLHHPDVEPLLIVLTDGAGNVSIGALPPQEESYRFAELIAHEKVKCVVINMEHAAFDQGLAQQLANHLKAPCYALSELKAESLYHTVKDEMARPMKK
- a CDS encoding sigma-70 family RNA polymerase sigma factor, which encodes MTDEKTWVFQAQQGSDEAFTQLVETYQKPVYNLCYRMLGEPGAAEDASQETFLRAYQNLHRYDASRAFGTWILSIAAHYCIDQLRKKKFTMFSMDAENDDGATFEIPDASAPDPEAESVKKEQRERLHLLLKHLDPTDRAAVIMRYWYDFSEVEIAKSLKLTVSAVKSRLHRSRRVLAGMWQEDSAPSARPERRPYESPAF
- a CDS encoding ATP-binding protein; its protein translation is MPSIFPFTAIVGQERMKRALVLNAVDTRIGGVLIRGERGTAKSTASRALAALLPKVNVVDDCRFGCDPNKPNTWCTECKERFSDNKKIPTHVRTTSFVNLPVSATEDRVVGTLDIEQAIQKGERHFEPGILAGANRGLLYIDEVNLLDDHVVDVLLDSAAMGVNNVEREGISFTHPARFILVGTMNPEEGELRPQLLDRFALSVDIVGIREARERVMIMQRNLAYEQDAEAFRKEWMPKEEELSHQIERGRELVGQVTHTSRDLLSIAALTASLNVDGHRADLVILKAARAQAAFEGRTKINDHDIALAAELALPHRIKRTPFQQAEMTTEQLQERIEQLAGQSVPSEAEAEESESQEGKSEEKKT
- a CDS encoding YibE/F family protein, with amino-acid sequence MKIRHIVLSILLLGLILFLFVQPVDLPDAAMSAFGSETVRAQVTKIIEDGQIDLGGVTQRYQVARVELLDGKYQGLPMEMDYGRRQVLSNTVYLEEGDKILVTVGSRPDGVLVVYFVDFMRASPLLWLTAIFAGAILLISRWKGLRSLLSMAFSLMVIINYIIPHILTGGDPLRVSIIGSVILLGVTLYLTYGWNLKTHAAVISMVLVLLITGVLAGLFVAITRLTGAGDENALFLIQMLHTEINLRGLLLGGMIIGALGVLDDLVTTQASAVFELHHANPTLGFRALFQSAMRIGQDHVAATVNTLVLAYAGASLPMLLMFTLGRGDLGYLVNFEFVAEEIVRTLVGSLGLISAVPLTTAIATLFVLRADSLGAWEQVLGPMGSGDGGHGHAH
- a CDS encoding polymer-forming cytoskeletal protein, whose amino-acid sequence is MKNKFRYVSFLLLLVLLLVPASSVHAQGSGPGDGSGRVIFGSNFTLKSGDTFEGDLVLFGGNVTIEEDATLKGNLVVIGGQVESNGLLDGDLVVVGGQVSLEKTAVVEGDVVTVGGQLQQEDGAEINGEVVNNVAPEIDIPNGRVPPVVPGVPSVPDVPSAPNINIDFNPFLSAGGIFFRAVVVAMLAMLIVVFLQPQMEQVSDAIVSQPLMSGVFGLAATVGGPIVILVASLIMIVTLILIPVAVVVLFLGSLLLALAWLFGVIALGYEVGERFTRSLNQTWAPVLTAGFGTFLVMLVGGAVGAIPCIGWVVPTLIGLVAVGAVAITRFGVRPVPVSVANVYTPPVDQSQIPPTS
- a CDS encoding SUMF1/EgtB/PvdO family nonheme iron enzyme, which gives rise to MNATARALKVFLCNADQDQKAVLDLYRRLKNDGVEAWLPEEDLVPGLNREHGIRMAVHEADVVAVCLSNHFNQEGDQQREVRIAFEAAKGKPDDQIFIVPVRLEKCGVSESLRQWQHVDLFETGGYEKLMRALHQRAHGIGITTLQFKKDQLPGVEKNKNREPKSVPTKKQSGNKPSLPLDVGTSQPVSKSGLNTTIAVALIGLVGTIIAALLTSPIIEKLFSPSSPTPVIMASMSPEPIVTLAPGDALLSPVPADTLMLLTPSVPLIGRDGMRLIEIPAGDFAMGSKGNEPDERPVHTVYLGTFFIDQTEITNAMYALCVDSGKCSAPKLNTSITQNESNNNSYYGNPKFDNYPVIYVSWIDAKTYCKWTGRRLPTEAEWEKAASWDDGKKVKRLYPWGSGIDCSYANYYGDGDNLCTGDTTPVGSYPVGASFYGVLDMAGNVWEWVADRYDHEYYQDPDSDNPLSVSGNNIVVRGGSFLTGRAVGIRSSDRHSLPPDNTSYSLGFRCATDVTP